One region of uncultured Sulfurimonas sp. genomic DNA includes:
- the nrfD gene encoding NrfD/PsrC family molybdoenzyme membrane anchor subunit, translating to MEKYNIAGIEINKVSLYQLFFNKTMLLSYVLLAFGLFGIYEIVNERYFLLTANAFDAGLNQGSHDVALAMKEAIFGHGGEVKRESPWTLYIVNYMYMIYTGSGIIFIVTIGEIFNLQIIKKTAVGFLTLGLCMVFGGLFTIVFDLNMLNMLWMLITPNVGSGMWLMLPLYLVYIPFVMFEIYLLKTDKKKMVKKIAWIILFLGIGIDIAEYYIQARLFDMNTARHLWTTYPILPLYFILSSFLAASGAMILYSYLNYKDELKGDFDTLVKTLRRFALILIVLVASYEAVAFLFIDKKWATVILFEGYAYQFYIYTLLAIAFPILFITLQLIKRKIDASLMLLASLSIIVGTYIGRYIFVYGGNAYPLSDRFGTGFQKYGEYDIINSFISNTPPIPEICIVIGSVGVVLGVYKFLDILLDISKVHLSEN from the coding sequence ATGGAAAAATATAATATAGCCGGAATAGAAATAAATAAAGTCTCTTTGTATCAACTTTTTTTCAATAAAACAATGCTTTTGTCATATGTTTTGCTGGCTTTTGGTCTGTTTGGTATATATGAAATTGTTAATGAAAGATACTTTCTTTTAACTGCAAATGCTTTTGATGCTGGACTCAATCAAGGAAGTCATGATGTAGCTCTTGCTATGAAAGAAGCTATATTTGGTCATGGAGGAGAAGTTAAAAGAGAGAGTCCTTGGACTTTGTATATCGTAAACTATATGTATATGATTTATACAGGAAGTGGAATTATTTTCATAGTAACTATTGGAGAAATATTTAATTTACAAATCATAAAAAAAACAGCAGTAGGCTTTTTAACTCTCGGACTTTGTATGGTTTTTGGCGGCCTTTTTACAATTGTTTTTGATTTAAATATGTTAAATATGTTATGGATGCTTATTACTCCAAATGTCGGTTCTGGTATGTGGCTTATGCTTCCGCTTTATTTAGTTTATATTCCATTTGTTATGTTTGAAATATATCTGCTAAAGACTGATAAGAAAAAAATGGTAAAAAAAATAGCATGGATAATACTGTTTTTGGGAATAGGTATCGATATTGCAGAGTACTATATTCAAGCTAGACTTTTTGATATGAATACTGCAAGGCATCTATGGACAACTTATCCAATTTTACCTCTATACTTTATACTATCTTCTTTTTTAGCAGCAAGTGGAGCTATGATTTTATACTCATATTTAAACTATAAAGATGAGCTAAAAGGTGATTTTGATACTTTGGTGAAAACTCTTAGAAGATTTGCTTTAATACTTATAGTCTTAGTAGCATCTTATGAGGCTGTGGCATTTTTATTTATAGATAAAAAATGGGCAACTGTAATCTTGTTTGAGGGCTATGCTTATCAGTTTTACATCTATACATTATTGGCTATTGCATTTCCTATTTTATTTATAACTCTTCAGTTAATAAAAAGAAAAATAGATGCTTCTTTAATGCTTTTAGCTTCATTGTCAATAATCGTAGGTACTTATATAGGTAGATATATCTTTGTTTATGGGGGAAATGCATACCCTCTTAGCGATAGATTTGGCACAGGTTTTCAAAAATATGGAGAATATGACATTATAAATAGTTTTATATCAAATACACCACCAATTCCAGAGATTTGTATAGTAATAGGTTCTGTTGGTGTAGTTCTTGGTGTTTATAAATTTTTAGATATTCTTTTGGATATATCTAAAGTGCATTTAAGTGAAAATTAG
- a CDS encoding molybdopterin-dependent oxidoreductase, protein MEIEVSRRKFLQGSVALSILGASAVSSVALFANKSEKENTKYTFSKVPTLCEMCVNKCAAIAKIENGIVTKLDPNPQFPKSKNMLCARGVAGIHALYDPDRLKYPMIRIGKRGDGKFQRVTWDEAYEAILNGTKDFKGLKDILDEEEDNRSTIGYCAGEGMGEHTYRSFLGNKLGSTNFLNHSSICLQTAVAGYALTIGSYGEADLQNAKYVIMAGANRAEAIVTPDTMDIFKRTRGKGVKLICVDPRFTNTAALSDDWLGIKVGSDLAFVLALTYVAITEVLYNKEFVEQNMNDFESYKQHILSHKYTPEWAEKITGIKAEKIITIARDFMANAPQSIYYQGRRTAWSKQDFQLRRAQAIFTALGGGIDVKGGIVFGKKLPLAEHEVNTPIYANAKGRIDKDVAAIVGATGSWIGWRNLVVENKSPYPIKAMFTYKQNPMLSVPDSSKTTKLFNMMDLVVTIDTMPSDTVIMSDVVLPECSYLEREDPVKSFGGVEPSIALRNKVIEPLYESKPVFEILQGLSKKLSKPLWEITKKHDEDIQDELDDREESEVYEEDGFDLSDMFEHSQEHLNKEAVVSKYGEQAYKSLKEKGVYYPNMDKYFKQVSTNEYEYYPEDKRYYTVSKKDKNENLHDDICVDKKAIAAIKKYINTSSKKVECNLTSLTKKGVDAMPTWNEADYVEVDEGKFKFITGRHAQFTQNATQNNAMLLDLLRENYVWINQDQASQKGINHGDLIEVKSKIGKVYIKAYPTNKIIKDVLFYVHGFGASSEGLTLAHRNGASDNIIIEDAIEPVFGSAAMHETQVEIRKVES, encoded by the coding sequence ATGGAAATCGAAGTATCGAGAAGAAAGTTTTTACAAGGAAGTGTTGCATTATCAATCTTAGGTGCATCAGCGGTTAGTTCAGTTGCTCTATTTGCCAATAAAAGTGAGAAAGAAAACACAAAATATACTTTTTCTAAAGTACCAACTTTATGTGAAATGTGTGTAAATAAATGTGCAGCTATAGCAAAAATAGAAAATGGTATAGTTACAAAGCTTGACCCAAATCCACAATTTCCAAAATCAAAAAATATGTTATGTGCTAGAGGTGTAGCAGGTATACACGCACTTTATGACCCAGATAGACTTAAATATCCAATGATTAGAATCGGAAAAAGAGGCGATGGAAAATTTCAAAGAGTAACATGGGATGAAGCTTATGAGGCTATCTTAAATGGAACAAAAGATTTTAAAGGACTAAAAGATATTTTAGATGAAGAAGAAGATAATCGCTCAACAATTGGATATTGTGCTGGCGAGGGTATGGGAGAACATACTTATAGAAGTTTTTTAGGAAATAAATTAGGTTCTACAAATTTTTTAAATCACTCTTCAATTTGTCTTCAAACTGCGGTTGCAGGATATGCTTTAACCATAGGTTCTTATGGTGAAGCTGATTTGCAAAATGCAAAATATGTAATTATGGCTGGAGCTAATAGAGCAGAGGCTATAGTTACTCCAGATACTATGGATATCTTTAAAAGAACAAGAGGAAAGGGTGTAAAACTTATCTGTGTTGATCCTAGATTTACAAATACAGCTGCTTTATCGGATGATTGGCTAGGTATAAAAGTAGGTAGCGATTTAGCTTTTGTTTTGGCTTTGACTTATGTGGCTATTACTGAAGTTCTTTACAATAAAGAGTTTGTAGAACAAAATATGAATGACTTTGAGAGCTATAAACAGCATATACTTTCACATAAGTATACTCCAGAGTGGGCAGAAAAAATCACAGGTATAAAAGCAGAAAAAATCATAACTATAGCTAGAGATTTTATGGCGAATGCTCCTCAGTCAATATATTATCAAGGAAGACGCACGGCTTGGAGTAAACAAGATTTTCAACTAAGACGTGCTCAAGCTATTTTTACTGCTTTAGGTGGTGGTATTGATGTTAAGGGCGGTATTGTTTTTGGAAAAAAACTACCTTTAGCAGAGCATGAGGTAAATACACCTATATATGCAAACGCTAAAGGAAGAATAGATAAAGATGTAGCTGCGATAGTTGGTGCTACTGGGTCTTGGATTGGATGGAGAAATTTAGTTGTAGAAAATAAATCGCCATATCCAATCAAGGCGATGTTTACATATAAGCAAAATCCGATGCTGAGTGTACCAGACTCTTCTAAAACAACAAAACTATTTAATATGATGGATTTGGTTGTGACTATAGATACTATGCCTAGTGATACTGTTATTATGAGTGATGTTGTATTGCCTGAATGTAGTTATTTAGAAAGAGAAGATCCTGTAAAATCGTTTGGCGGAGTAGAGCCTTCTATAGCACTTAGAAATAAAGTTATAGAGCCTCTATATGAAAGTAAACCTGTTTTTGAGATTTTGCAAGGTTTATCTAAAAAACTCTCAAAACCACTTTGGGAAATAACTAAAAAACACGATGAAGATATTCAAGATGAACTTGATGATAGAGAAGAATCAGAAGTATATGAAGAAGATGGTTTTGATCTTAGCGATATGTTTGAACACTCTCAAGAACATCTTAATAAAGAGGCTGTTGTTAGTAAGTATGGAGAACAAGCGTATAAAAGTTTAAAAGAAAAAGGTGTTTATTATCCAAATATGGACAAATATTTTAAACAAGTATCTACTAATGAGTATGAATATTATCCTGAAGATAAACGCTACTATACTGTAAGTAAAAAAGATAAAAATGAAAATTTACATGATGATATATGTGTAGATAAAAAAGCTATAGCTGCTATTAAAAAATACATAAATACTAGCTCTAAAAAAGTTGAATGTAACTTAACATCATTAACAAAAAAAGGTGTAGATGCTATGCCTACATGGAATGAAGCTGATTATGTAGAAGTTGATGAGGGTAAGTTTAAGTTTATCACAGGAAGACATGCACAATTTACACAAAATGCTACACAAAATAATGCCATGCTTTTAGACTTGTTGAGAGAAAATTATGTTTGGATAAATCAAGATCAAGCTAGCCAAAAAGGTATAAATCATGGTGATTTAATTGAAGTAAAAAGTAAAATAGGTAAGGTTTACATCAAAGCTTATCCTACAAATAAAATCATTAAAGATGTACTTTTTTACGTTCATGGATTTGGTGCTTCAAGTGAAGGACTGACATTGGCTCATAGAAATGGAGCTAGCGATAATATTATTATTGAGGATGCAATAGAGCCTGTATTTGGCAGTGCTGCTATGCATGAAACACAAGTAGAGATAAGAAAGGTTGAGTCATGA
- a CDS encoding 4Fe-4S dicluster domain-containing protein has protein sequence MNFAMALDYQDCINCKACEVACKEENGVQLGADKQRIWVGQTEKSIFGNPFVNYYPSQCNHCVDAPCVDVCPTQASYFNDGGLVMVDKDKCILCKGCMEACPYDARYVDDKFVAVDKCTFCFDTRIAKGESTTACQATCPTKVRLFGDLDDENGELVKLLKRRKFFVLKESEGTVPKLFYIFPEDQNFAINSIAEGTTIHTWESFKPLIDKAVSKRSAQWKNII, from the coding sequence ATGAATTTTGCTATGGCGTTAGATTATCAAGATTGTATAAATTGTAAAGCATGCGAAGTAGCGTGTAAAGAAGAAAATGGAGTACAACTCGGTGCAGATAAACAACGAATATGGGTCGGACAAACTGAAAAGTCAATATTTGGAAACCCTTTTGTAAATTATTATCCTTCTCAGTGTAACCACTGTGTAGATGCTCCTTGCGTTGATGTTTGCCCTACTCAAGCTAGTTACTTTAATGATGGCGGATTAGTGATGGTTGATAAAGATAAATGCATACTTTGTAAAGGTTGTATGGAAGCTTGTCCTTATGATGCAAGATATGTTGATGATAAGTTTGTAGCAGTTGATAAATGTACATTTTGTTTTGATACAAGAATCGCTAAAGGTGAAAGCACTACAGCGTGTCAAGCCACTTGTCCAACTAAGGTTAGATTATTTGGTGATTTAGATGATGAAAACGGAGAGTTAGTTAAGCTTCTAAAGAGAAGGAAATTTTTTGTTTTAAAAGAGTCTGAGGGAACAGTTCCAAAATTATTTTATATATTTCCCGAAGATCAAAATTTTGCGATAAATTCTATAGCTGAGGGCACAACAATTCACACATGGGAGAGTTTTAAACCTCTTATTGATAAAGCAGTAAGTAAAAGGAGTGCACAATGGAAAAATATAATATAG
- a CDS encoding c-type cytochrome translates to MKMKSFVLIATLFASTLFAQTGSEIFNKNCSSCHADSLGVTVDLQDRYKGIYKAPYIKDLVIKLKAKTQNQEAFTSFIQSYINDPSKRKSLYGKRAIKEFGLMPSLKGALTDEEIVILSDYLYFNFEKKRKARTTEVAEVIDPREELFNKNCSSCHAEALGVTVDLQDRYKGIYKAPYIKDLVKKLKTKTQNQEAFIAFIQSYINDPSKRKSLYGKRAIKEFGLMPSLKGAMTDEESAQLAEYLYEIYK, encoded by the coding sequence ATGAAAATGAAAAGCTTTGTGCTTATTGCAACACTATTTGCATCTACATTATTTGCTCAGACTGGTAGTGAGATATTTAATAAAAACTGTTCAAGCTGTCATGCAGACTCTTTGGGAGTAACGGTTGATCTTCAAGATAGATATAAAGGTATATATAAAGCTCCATATATAAAAGATTTAGTGATAAAGCTAAAAGCTAAAACACAAAATCAAGAAGCTTTTACCTCTTTTATACAAAGTTACATAAACGATCCATCTAAAAGAAAATCTCTTTATGGAAAAAGAGCTATTAAAGAGTTTGGTCTTATGCCATCATTAAAAGGTGCTTTAACAGATGAAGAGATAGTTATACTATCTGATTATCTATACTTTAATTTTGAAAAAAAAAGAAAAGCTAGAACAACAGAAGTAGCTGAAGTTATAGATCCAAGAGAAGAACTTTTCAATAAAAATTGTTCAAGTTGTCATGCAGAAGCTTTAGGGGTAACGGTTGATTTGCAAGATAGATACAAAGGCATATATAAAGCTCCATACATAAAAGATTTAGTAAAAAAACTTAAAACTAAAACACAAAATCAAGAAGCTTTTATAGCGTTTATACAAAGTTACATAAATGACCCATCGAAAAGAAAATCTCTTTATGGAAAAAGAGCTATTAAAGAGTTTGGTCTTATGCCATCATTAAAAGGTGCTATGACAGATGAAGAATCAGCACAATTAGCTGAATATCTTTATGAAATATATAA
- a CDS encoding 16S rRNA (uracil(1498)-N(3))-methyltransferase — MIYILHEDASKESLSVKGELYKYLVKVRRHCVDDELYFRNKNDMTRLYKYRVKFIEPRSLLLELISSEENISKSKKTLHIAWCVIDANSIEKVLASLNEIGVAKISFIYCDRSQKNIKLDFKRFERILEASMQQCGRSSYMEFDTYKNIKEFLDKYKDVKVFDFCENTLASEADFERVLIGCEGGFSASERELLATQESFRLDTPMVLRSESAVMAVASKILL, encoded by the coding sequence GTGATATATATATTGCATGAAGATGCATCAAAAGAATCTCTAAGTGTAAAGGGAGAACTTTATAAATACTTAGTAAAAGTGCGTCGTCATTGTGTAGATGATGAGTTATATTTTAGAAATAAAAATGATATGACTAGGCTTTATAAATATAGAGTTAAATTTATAGAGCCTAGAAGTTTGCTCCTTGAGCTTATATCTTCAGAGGAAAATATTTCTAAAAGTAAAAAAACACTTCATATAGCTTGGTGCGTTATAGATGCAAACTCTATAGAGAAAGTTTTAGCATCTCTAAATGAAATAGGTGTTGCAAAAATTTCTTTTATATATTGTGATAGAAGTCAAAAAAATATAAAACTTGATTTTAAAAGATTTGAGAGAATTTTAGAAGCTTCGATGCAACAGTGTGGAAGAAGTTCTTATATGGAGTTTGATACATATAAAAATATAAAAGAGTTTTTAGATAAATATAAAGATGTAAAAGTTTTTGATTTTTGTGAAAACACTTTAGCATCTGAGGCTGATTTTGAGAGAGTTCTTATAGGTTGTGAGGGTGGTTTTTCTGCATCTGAGAGAGAACTTTTGGCTACGCAAGAAAGTTTTAGATTGGATACGCCTATGGTTCTTCGTTCTGAGAGTGCCGTTATGGCAGTTGCTTCTAAAATATTATTATAA
- the rpmE gene encoding 50S ribosomal protein L31, translating to MKKDLHPKLVTCTVTCACGNSFETKSKNDEMRIDICNECHPFFTGSERMVDTAGRIEKFNKRYAKN from the coding sequence ATGAAAAAAGATCTTCACCCTAAACTAGTAACTTGTACAGTAACATGTGCATGTGGAAACAGTTTTGAAACTAAAAGTAAAAATGATGAAATGCGTATAGATATTTGTAATGAATGTCATCCTTTCTTTACAGGTTCTGAAAGAATGGTAGATACTGCTGGTAGAATTGAGAAATTTAACAAGCGTTACGCTAAAAACTAG
- the rsmI gene encoding 16S rRNA (cytidine(1402)-2'-O)-methyltransferase, translating into MLKLIPTPIGNIGDISLRAIEALSEADTLLCEDTRVTKKLIHILKERYNTVFKENQQFISLHSHNEKHFVEKLEPSFFEQNVVYVSDAGMPGISDPGQLLIKYAQENSIEYDVFPGANALLTAFVASGFVETQMLFWGFLPHKGKDRATSLQGALHSGFTTVLYESPHRLQKLLLEIIDEEPNRKIFLAKEISKKYQKYFNGTAKEVLNALSDNFRGEWVVVIEASEMHNSSAISQNDILELDLPKKVQAKLISKITGENTKSCYQRLLKLQ; encoded by the coding sequence ATGTTAAAACTTATTCCAACTCCGATTGGAAACATAGGCGATATCTCACTTCGTGCTATTGAAGCACTTAGTGAAGCCGACACTCTACTTTGCGAAGATACTCGCGTTACAAAAAAACTCATACACATTTTAAAAGAGAGATACAATACTGTTTTTAAAGAAAATCAGCAGTTTATATCACTTCACTCACACAATGAAAAGCATTTTGTTGAAAAATTAGAACCCTCTTTTTTTGAACAAAATGTTGTTTATGTCTCAGATGCAGGTATGCCTGGCATTAGTGACCCTGGACAACTTCTGATAAAATATGCACAAGAAAATTCTATTGAGTATGATGTCTTTCCTGGAGCAAATGCACTTTTAACAGCTTTTGTGGCTAGTGGATTTGTAGAGACACAGATGCTATTTTGGGGATTTTTACCTCACAAAGGAAAAGATAGAGCTACCTCACTACAAGGTGCTCTACATAGTGGTTTTACAACTGTGCTTTATGAATCCCCTCATAGACTTCAAAAACTTCTTCTTGAAATAATAGATGAAGAACCAAATAGAAAAATATTTTTAGCAAAAGAGATAAGTAAAAAATATCAAAAATACTTTAATGGAACAGCAAAAGAAGTTTTGAATGCTTTAAGTGACAATTTTAGAGGTGAGTGGGTTGTCGTTATTGAAGCTAGCGAGATGCACAACAGTAGTGCGATTTCACAAAATGACATTTTAGAACTTGATTTGCCTAAAAAAGTACAAGCAAAACTTATTTCTAAAATAACAGGCGAAAATACAAAATCTTGTTACCAAAGACTCCTAAAACTACAATAA
- the rlmB gene encoding 23S rRNA (guanosine(2251)-2'-O)-methyltransferase RlmB, translating to MLIYAKQPVQYIIKNYPNKIKTLYLAKDLDKKEYSRLMKMDFEVKRIPADAAGKMCKNANHQGILAEVDDYELHSFKSFLDKDFVLVLSGLTDVGNIGAIVRTAYAMGVEAIVACGVKNLNLEPIMRTSTGALFDMPFALEHNIHNVINDLKTSGFCIYGADMGGVDIRDVKLKQKRVLVLGSEGEGLTSRISSKLDEVVSIKMSHEFDSLNVSVAGAILMDRMRI from the coding sequence ATGTTAATTTATGCAAAACAACCAGTTCAATATATAATAAAAAACTATCCTAATAAAATCAAAACTCTGTATCTTGCAAAAGATCTTGATAAAAAAGAGTATTCTCGGTTAATGAAGATGGATTTTGAAGTTAAACGCATACCAGCAGATGCTGCGGGAAAAATGTGTAAAAATGCAAATCATCAAGGCATTTTGGCTGAAGTTGATGATTATGAACTTCACTCTTTTAAATCTTTTTTAGATAAAGATTTTGTTTTAGTTTTATCGGGTTTAACTGATGTTGGAAATATCGGTGCAATCGTTAGAACAGCCTATGCAATGGGTGTTGAAGCGATTGTAGCTTGTGGAGTTAAGAACTTAAATCTTGAGCCTATTATGAGAACAAGTACGGGTGCTTTGTTTGATATGCCATTTGCATTAGAACACAATATACACAATGTTATAAATGATTTAAAAACATCTGGTTTTTGCATCTACGGTGCAGATATGGGTGGTGTAGATATAAGAGATGTTAAGTTAAAACAAAAAAGAGTTTTAGTTTTGGGTAGCGAAGGAGAGGGTTTAACTTCTCGCATCTCTTCTAAACTAGATGAAGTTGTTAGCATAAAAATGTCACATGAATTTGACTCCTTAAATGTTAGTGTGGCAGGAGCTATTTTGATGGATAGGATGAGAATATGA